A section of the Microbacterium sp. MM2322 genome encodes:
- a CDS encoding Rieske 2Fe-2S domain-containing protein has protein sequence MSHEEEPQALEKARPSSGLVVAVADPVQNPGLPPHRERMTDKDPAAMNRAVRTVYTLFYVSLAASLWAIAAYMLFPIETGNFGDIRSNNLFIGLGIGFALLTIGIAAIHWSKAIMPDKEHIEERHPTRGKESTREAAVNVFREANEESGFGRRTAIRGGLIAAVVASIVPGVTLFRGLAPHGSNNPDHPFVGDPVALLKHTMWKEGERLAHDPSGLPIRAADIALGSAVHVIPESLKDVDHLDGYLEEKAKAIVLLMRLLPEQLPAEYNRLDWSYDGIVAYSKVCTHVGCPVALYEQQTHHLLCPCHQSQFDVSRGAEVIFGPAARPLPQLPITVDADGYLVAKSDFEEPVGPSFWERH, from the coding sequence ATGTCACACGAGGAAGAGCCGCAGGCGCTCGAGAAGGCTCGGCCTTCGTCGGGACTCGTCGTCGCGGTCGCCGACCCCGTGCAGAACCCCGGTCTGCCGCCCCACCGCGAGCGGATGACCGACAAGGACCCTGCCGCGATGAATCGCGCGGTCCGCACCGTCTACACGCTGTTCTACGTCTCGCTCGCCGCCAGCCTGTGGGCGATCGCCGCCTACATGCTCTTCCCGATCGAGACCGGAAACTTCGGAGACATCCGGAGCAACAACCTCTTCATCGGACTCGGCATCGGGTTCGCCCTTCTCACGATCGGGATCGCAGCGATCCACTGGTCGAAGGCGATCATGCCCGACAAGGAGCACATCGAAGAGCGTCACCCGACCCGCGGCAAGGAATCGACTCGCGAAGCTGCGGTCAACGTCTTCCGCGAAGCGAACGAGGAGTCCGGTTTCGGGCGCCGCACGGCAATTCGCGGCGGTCTCATCGCCGCCGTGGTCGCATCGATCGTGCCCGGTGTCACTCTTTTCCGTGGCCTTGCTCCGCACGGGTCGAACAACCCGGATCACCCCTTCGTCGGTGACCCCGTCGCTCTGCTGAAGCACACGATGTGGAAAGAGGGCGAGCGTCTCGCGCACGACCCCTCCGGCCTTCCCATCCGCGCTGCGGACATCGCACTCGGATCCGCCGTGCACGTCATCCCTGAATCGCTGAAGGACGTCGACCACCTCGACGGCTACCTCGAGGAGAAGGCCAAGGCCATCGTCCTCCTCATGCGGCTGCTTCCTGAGCAGCTCCCCGCCGAGTACAACCGCCTCGACTGGTCCTACGACGGGATCGTGGCGTACTCGAAGGTCTGCACGCACGTCGGATGCCCCGTCGCGCTGTACGAGCAGCAGACCCACCACCTGCTCTGCCCCTGCCACCAGTCACAGTTCGACGTGTCGCGCGGCGCCGAGGTCATCTTCGGCCCGGCCGCCCGACCGCTCCCCCAGCTGCCGATCACGGTGGACGCAGACGGTTACCTGGTCGCGAAGAGCGACTTCGAAGAGCCCGTCGGGCCAAGTTTCTGGGAGCGTCATTGA
- a CDS encoding cytochrome c — protein MASKTPRRQAGRRSKWAAAALIGVGLLLTGGIYAGASAAMASTSPTDTASTLTVEDGKKLFQANCATCHGLDLEGTADGPSLYGVGELSVEFQVSTGRMPLQAQGPQAPQKTPQFTEDQIKAMASWVQSVAPGPTYPDEEILDGGGNLTEGAELFRVNCAMCHNVAAAGGALTEGKYAPALTKTSPLHIYAAMVTGPQNMPVFNNMTITPDEKRDIISSLMYLQKSEPVGGFTLGSLGPVSEGLFIWIFGIGTLIGISVWITAKSN, from the coding sequence ATGGCATCCAAGACCCCGCGTCGGCAGGCTGGCCGTCGCAGCAAGTGGGCGGCCGCCGCTCTCATCGGCGTCGGCCTGCTGCTCACGGGTGGCATCTACGCCGGCGCATCCGCGGCAATGGCGTCGACATCGCCCACCGACACCGCCTCCACACTGACCGTCGAAGACGGTAAGAAGCTGTTCCAGGCGAACTGTGCGACCTGCCACGGCCTCGACCTCGAGGGCACCGCAGATGGTCCTTCGCTCTATGGCGTCGGCGAACTGTCCGTCGAGTTCCAGGTGTCGACGGGTCGCATGCCCCTGCAGGCGCAGGGCCCCCAGGCTCCGCAGAAGACGCCGCAGTTCACGGAGGACCAGATCAAGGCGATGGCCTCGTGGGTGCAGTCCGTTGCGCCGGGTCCGACATACCCCGACGAGGAGATCCTCGACGGAGGCGGCAACCTCACGGAGGGTGCGGAGCTGTTCCGTGTCAACTGCGCGATGTGCCACAACGTCGCAGCCGCGGGCGGCGCCCTGACCGAAGGCAAGTACGCGCCTGCCCTCACGAAGACGAGCCCGCTGCACATCTACGCAGCGATGGTCACCGGCCCGCAGAACATGCCGGTCTTCAACAACATGACCATCACGCCCGACGAGAAGCGCGACATCATCTCGTCGCTCATGTACCTCCAGAAGAGCGAACCCGTCGGTGGGTTCACGCTCGGGTCGCTCGGGCCCGTGTCCGAGGGTCTGTTCATCTGGATCTTCGGCATCGGCACGCTGATCGGCATCTCGGTGTGGATCACCGCGAAGTCCAACTGA
- the ctaD gene encoding cytochrome c oxidase subunit I: MATIAPPAPTTTLPPRQAALLSTSRVEHKGNIVVKWITSTDHKTIGYMYLIASVLFFMLGGVMALIIRAELFEPGMQIVPTKEQYNQLFTMHGTIMLLMFATPLFAGFANALLPLQIGAPDVAFPRLNAFAFWLFTFGSTIAVAGFLTPQGAAAFGWFAYQPLAGESFSPGAGGDLWMLGLGMSGFGTILGGVNFITTIMTMRAPGMTMWRMPIFSWNTLVTSILILMAFPVLAAAIFAAAADRILGAHIYDPANGGVLLWQHLFWFFGHPEVYIIALPFFGIVSEIFPVFSRKPIFGYKTLVYATIAIAALSVSVWAHHMYVTGAVLLPFFALMTMLIAVPTGVKIFNWIGTMWRGSITFETPMVFALGFLVSFVFGGLTGIILSSPPLDFHVSDSYFVVAHFHYVVFGTVVFAMFAGFYFWWPKWTGKMLNERLGLVHFWLLFIGFHMTFLIQHWLGADGMVRRYADYSAADGWTWQNQVSTIGSMVLAASMVPFLLNVWITARTAPRVTVNDPWGYGGSLEWATSCPPPRHNFTSIPRIRSERPAFDLNHPEAGIPVGVGPAKDAPDAPVVDLTNGEVK; this comes from the coding sequence ATGGCCACCATCGCACCTCCGGCCCCGACAACGACGCTTCCCCCGCGTCAGGCTGCGCTGCTGAGTACCTCTCGCGTCGAGCACAAGGGCAACATCGTCGTCAAGTGGATCACCTCCACCGACCACAAGACCATCGGGTACATGTACCTGATCGCATCTGTTCTGTTCTTCATGCTCGGTGGCGTGATGGCGCTCATCATCCGCGCCGAGCTCTTCGAGCCCGGCATGCAGATCGTGCCGACGAAGGAGCAGTACAACCAGCTCTTCACGATGCACGGCACGATCATGCTGCTGATGTTCGCGACGCCGCTGTTCGCCGGCTTCGCCAACGCCTTGCTGCCGCTCCAGATCGGCGCTCCCGACGTCGCATTCCCGCGTCTGAACGCCTTCGCCTTCTGGCTCTTCACGTTCGGCTCGACGATCGCCGTCGCCGGATTCCTCACCCCTCAGGGCGCGGCTGCGTTCGGATGGTTCGCCTACCAGCCGCTGGCAGGCGAGAGCTTCAGCCCCGGCGCCGGTGGAGACCTCTGGATGCTGGGCCTCGGCATGAGTGGTTTCGGCACGATCCTCGGTGGCGTCAACTTCATCACGACGATCATGACCATGCGTGCGCCCGGTATGACGATGTGGCGCATGCCGATCTTCAGCTGGAACACGCTCGTCACCAGCATCCTGATCCTGATGGCCTTCCCGGTCCTGGCAGCGGCGATCTTCGCTGCGGCTGCTGACCGCATCCTCGGCGCTCACATCTACGACCCGGCCAACGGCGGCGTCCTGCTCTGGCAGCACCTGTTCTGGTTCTTCGGCCACCCCGAGGTCTACATCATCGCGTTGCCGTTCTTCGGCATCGTGTCCGAAATCTTCCCGGTGTTCAGCCGAAAGCCGATCTTCGGATACAAGACTCTCGTCTACGCCACCATCGCGATCGCCGCCTTGTCGGTGTCGGTCTGGGCACACCACATGTACGTCACGGGCGCTGTCCTGTTGCCGTTCTTCGCCCTCATGACGATGCTCATCGCGGTTCCGACGGGCGTGAAGATCTTCAACTGGATCGGCACGATGTGGCGAGGGTCGATCACCTTCGAGACCCCGATGGTCTTCGCTCTCGGCTTCCTCGTCTCGTTCGTCTTCGGTGGTCTGACCGGCATCATCCTGTCCTCGCCCCCGCTCGACTTCCACGTCTCCGACTCGTACTTCGTGGTGGCGCACTTCCACTACGTCGTCTTCGGCACCGTCGTCTTCGCGATGTTCGCCGGGTTCTACTTCTGGTGGCCTAAGTGGACGGGCAAGATGCTCAACGAGCGCCTCGGCCTCGTGCACTTCTGGCTCCTGTTCATCGGCTTCCACATGACGTTCCTCATCCAGCACTGGCTGGGCGCGGACGGAATGGTCCGCCGGTACGCGGACTACTCGGCCGCCGACGGCTGGACATGGCAAAACCAGGTGTCGACCATCGGCTCCATGGTCCTCGCGGCCTCGATGGTCCCGTTCCTGCTGAACGTCTGGATCACGGCTCGGACCGCGCCGCGGGTGACCGTCAACGACCCATGGGGCTACGGCGGATCGCTCGAGTGGGCGACCAGCTGCCCGCCGCCGCGGCACAACTTCACGTCGATCCCGCGTATCCGCAGCGAGCGGCCCGCCTTCGACCTCAACCACCCGGAAGCCGGCATCCCCGTCGGCGTGGGCCCGGCAAAGGACGCTCCCGATGCTCCGGTTGTCGATCTGACGAACGGAGAGGTCAAGTAA
- a CDS encoding heme-copper oxidase subunit III has translation MGSVTTTPATYNQALRSVKRPDPVAVGTIVWLGSEVMFFAGLFAIYFTIRNTSPELWAGRTELLNIPFAAVNTLILVLSSFTAQAGVFAAERFQPYRRGSFWNFRQWGMVEWFYLTFIMGAVFVSGQVWEYATLVAEGMPISADSYASAFYITTGFHALHVTGGLVAFLLIIGRAFAVKNFGRKEMTSAIVVSYYWHFVDVVWIILFAVIYFIR, from the coding sequence ATGGGGAGCGTGACGACGACTCCCGCGACATACAACCAGGCACTGCGTTCGGTGAAACGACCGGACCCCGTGGCTGTCGGCACGATCGTGTGGCTGGGCAGCGAGGTCATGTTCTTCGCAGGCCTCTTCGCGATCTACTTCACGATCCGCAACACCTCGCCGGAGTTGTGGGCCGGACGGACCGAACTGCTGAACATCCCGTTCGCCGCGGTCAACACGCTCATCCTCGTGCTGTCATCCTTCACCGCGCAGGCCGGCGTCTTCGCAGCCGAGCGCTTCCAGCCCTACCGTCGCGGGTCCTTCTGGAACTTCCGCCAGTGGGGCATGGTCGAGTGGTTCTACCTCACGTTCATCATGGGCGCGGTGTTCGTGTCCGGTCAGGTGTGGGAGTACGCCACCCTGGTCGCGGAGGGCATGCCCATCAGTGCCGACTCCTATGCGTCGGCCTTCTACATCACGACCGGCTTCCACGCCCTCCACGTGACGGGTGGCCTCGTCGCCTTCCTGCTCATCATCGGACGTGCCTTCGCCGTCAAGAACTTCGGCCGTAAAGAAATGACCTCCGCGATCGTCGTGTCCTACTACTGGCACTTCGTCGACGTCGTGTGGATCATCCTCTTCGCCGTCATCTACTTCATCCGGTAA
- a CDS encoding PHP domain-containing protein — protein sequence MDPIDALTEIAELLERDRASRYKSKAFRAAAQTLAGLSPADREDVSRLRARKGIGDSTFAVITEALSGHVPTYLAELRERVAPPEPSALRTLLRGDLHAHSDWSDGLTPIELMADAARALGHEYLALTDHSPRLRVANGLSAERLREQLKLLPDFSDEAFTLLSGIEVDILDDGSLDQEDELLRSLDVVVASAHSSLRMDRVPMTRRLVTAASDSRVDVLGHVTGRLVSGARGTRPPSVFDARAVFEACAEYGTAVEINSRPEREDPPDELLALAIEIGCVFSVDSDAHAPGQLSLLDHGAARAERAGVPADRVITTWPMTRLREWKATR from the coding sequence ATGGACCCGATCGACGCCCTCACCGAGATCGCTGAACTTCTCGAGCGGGATAGGGCGTCGCGGTACAAGTCGAAAGCGTTCCGAGCGGCTGCGCAGACCCTTGCCGGATTGAGCCCGGCCGATCGCGAAGACGTGTCTCGCCTCCGAGCGCGAAAGGGCATCGGGGATTCCACCTTCGCCGTCATCACGGAAGCCTTGTCGGGACACGTCCCGACATACCTGGCCGAGCTCCGCGAGCGAGTCGCCCCACCGGAGCCGTCGGCGCTGCGCACCCTGCTCCGGGGCGATCTCCACGCGCACTCGGACTGGTCGGATGGGTTGACGCCTATCGAGCTGATGGCCGACGCGGCGCGTGCGCTCGGTCACGAGTATCTGGCGCTGACTGATCATTCACCGCGGCTGCGGGTGGCGAACGGGCTGTCGGCCGAGCGACTCCGCGAGCAGCTGAAGCTCCTCCCGGACTTCAGCGACGAGGCGTTCACCCTGCTGAGCGGAATCGAGGTCGACATCCTCGATGATGGTTCCCTCGATCAGGAGGATGAGCTTCTACGCTCCCTGGACGTCGTCGTCGCCTCAGCCCACTCCTCTCTGCGCATGGATCGGGTGCCGATGACGCGGCGGCTGGTGACGGCGGCATCCGACTCTCGTGTCGATGTCCTCGGTCACGTCACCGGTCGCCTCGTGTCGGGTGCTCGGGGGACGCGTCCCCCTTCGGTGTTCGACGCGCGAGCCGTCTTCGAGGCGTGCGCGGAGTACGGCACGGCCGTTGAGATCAACTCGCGCCCGGAGCGCGAGGATCCCCCCGACGAGCTGTTGGCTCTCGCGATCGAGATCGGATGTGTCTTCTCGGTCGATTCCGATGCCCACGCTCCCGGTCAGCTGTCGCTCCTCGATCACGGCGCCGCCCGCGCCGAGCGGGCGGGCGTGCCGGCGGATCGCGTCATCACGACCTGGCCAATGACCCGCCTGCGCGAATGGAAGGCGACGCGCTGA
- a CDS encoding rhodanese-like domain-containing protein has product MTISPAATLSYFQTKLLVETDPSDVYAAQRAEDDFILVDVRNREAWNQGHATGAVHMPHGEIARRAPREISLTTPVVVYCWSPGCNGGARGAVEFAQLGYSVREMIGGYEYWAREGLPVEAAQGPLPRMFDPLVMPVRARP; this is encoded by the coding sequence ATGACGATCTCGCCCGCTGCAACGCTGTCCTACTTTCAGACGAAACTGCTCGTCGAAACAGACCCGAGCGACGTGTACGCCGCCCAGCGCGCCGAAGACGACTTCATTCTGGTCGACGTCCGCAATCGGGAAGCCTGGAACCAGGGGCACGCCACGGGAGCGGTGCACATGCCCCACGGCGAGATCGCTCGACGAGCGCCCCGCGAGATCTCTCTCACCACGCCCGTGGTCGTCTACTGCTGGAGCCCCGGCTGCAACGGCGGCGCGCGCGGCGCCGTCGAGTTCGCCCAGCTCGGCTACTCGGTGCGCGAGATGATCGGCGGCTACGAGTACTGGGCGCGCGAAGGTCTGCCCGTCGAAGCCGCCCAGGGGCCGCTCCCCCGCATGTTCGACCCGCTGGTGATGCCGGTCCGCGCGCGGCCGTGA
- the coxB gene encoding cytochrome c oxidase subunit II: MRVNRRLRWVALPLAIASAVALAGCSPTTANGFLPGFDEGGGQATNHTSMIAGLWTTSWIVVLAVGVITWALMGFAAIAYRRRKGQSGLPVQLRYNMPIEMFFTIAPVILVLGFFAFTARDQAILETQYKDPDVCITAIGKQWAWDFQYNGNDCDNPKDAVWTMGVQAQTDAQGNITSELPELVLPVNKKVTLQLESRDVIHSFWVVDFLYKKDMYPGRENYWSFTPTKEGTFDGKCAELCGQYHSMMLFTVKVVSESEYKSYIASLESKGQTGDIDDVLDRQQNAPGTGAPAAEGEHN; the protein is encoded by the coding sequence GTGCGCGTCAACCGCCGACTCCGTTGGGTAGCCCTCCCGCTTGCGATCGCCTCCGCGGTCGCCCTTGCGGGATGCAGCCCTACAACAGCGAACGGCTTCCTCCCCGGCTTCGATGAGGGAGGCGGGCAGGCGACGAACCACACGTCGATGATCGCCGGCCTCTGGACCACGTCGTGGATCGTCGTCCTCGCCGTCGGCGTGATCACGTGGGCCCTCATGGGCTTCGCGGCGATCGCGTATCGCCGCCGTAAGGGCCAGTCGGGTCTTCCCGTGCAGCTCCGTTACAACATGCCGATCGAGATGTTCTTCACGATTGCGCCGGTCATCCTCGTGCTGGGCTTCTTCGCTTTCACGGCTCGCGACCAGGCCATCCTCGAGACGCAGTACAAGGACCCCGACGTCTGCATCACCGCCATCGGCAAGCAGTGGGCGTGGGACTTCCAGTACAACGGAAACGACTGCGACAACCCGAAGGATGCCGTTTGGACCATGGGCGTCCAGGCTCAGACAGACGCGCAGGGCAACATCACGAGCGAGCTTCCCGAGCTCGTGCTCCCCGTCAACAAGAAGGTGACGCTGCAGCTCGAATCGCGCGACGTCATCCACTCGTTCTGGGTCGTGGACTTCCTCTACAAGAAGGACATGTACCCCGGCCGCGAGAACTACTGGTCCTTCACCCCCACGAAGGAAGGCACGTTCGACGGCAAGTGCGCCGAACTCTGCGGCCAGTACCACTCGATGATGCTCTTCACCGTGAAGGTCGTCTCCGAGTCCGAATATAAGAGCTACATCGCATCGCTGGAGTCCAAGGGACAGACCGGCGACATCGACGATGTCTTGGACCGCCAGCAGAACGCACCGGGAACGGGCGCGCCCGCCGCTGAGGGAGAGCACAACTGA
- the trpD gene encoding anthranilate phosphoribosyltransferase — protein MADMYSWPEILTTVLEGKNLSVSESTWAMRQVMRGEATPAQLAGFLVALRAKGETVDEIVGFRDAILEAAVPLPVPADVLDIVGTGGDRYGTVNVSTTASVIVAATGIPVVKHGNRASSSKSGSSDVLAALGVDLTQAPERVAEVLEEVGITFAFASAFHPGFRHAGPTRAELGIPTVFNFLGPLCNPARAEANAVGVAHLDRVPLITGVFQTRGATALVFRGDDGMDELTTTGHSRVWEVSRGDVREHDLDPRDLGIPRAEIADLLGGDAQHNAEIVRRVLDGEPGPVRDIVLLNAAAGIVSYRLFRDAAELQRPFVERLADAYAEAAAAVDAGAARSKLDAWVAASGR, from the coding sequence ATGGCGGACATGTACTCCTGGCCCGAGATTCTCACCACGGTGCTCGAGGGGAAGAACCTCAGCGTGTCCGAGTCGACGTGGGCGATGCGCCAGGTGATGCGGGGGGAAGCGACACCGGCGCAGCTGGCCGGCTTCCTCGTCGCTCTGCGAGCGAAGGGCGAGACGGTCGACGAGATCGTCGGCTTCCGCGATGCGATTCTGGAGGCCGCGGTCCCTCTTCCCGTGCCCGCTGACGTCCTCGATATCGTTGGGACGGGCGGCGATCGTTACGGGACCGTGAACGTGTCGACGACCGCCTCGGTCATCGTGGCGGCCACCGGCATCCCCGTCGTCAAACACGGCAACCGCGCCTCCAGCTCGAAGTCGGGTTCATCCGATGTTCTCGCCGCCCTCGGCGTCGACCTCACCCAGGCGCCCGAACGCGTCGCCGAGGTGCTCGAGGAGGTCGGGATCACCTTCGCGTTCGCGTCGGCATTCCACCCCGGGTTCCGGCATGCGGGTCCTACGCGGGCGGAGCTCGGGATCCCGACGGTGTTCAACTTCCTGGGTCCCCTCTGCAACCCGGCGCGCGCCGAGGCGAACGCTGTCGGCGTCGCGCACCTGGACCGCGTCCCGCTCATCACGGGGGTGTTCCAGACACGCGGTGCGACGGCGCTCGTGTTCCGCGGTGACGACGGGATGGACGAGCTCACGACCACCGGCCACAGTCGGGTCTGGGAGGTCAGTCGCGGCGACGTGCGCGAGCACGACCTCGACCCGCGAGACCTCGGCATTCCCCGCGCAGAGATCGCCGACCTGCTCGGCGGTGACGCCCAGCACAACGCGGAGATCGTTCGCCGGGTGCTCGACGGCGAGCCCGGGCCGGTCCGCGACATCGTCCTCCTGAACGCGGCGGCGGGAATCGTTTCGTATCGGTTGTTCCGGGATGCCGCAGAGCTCCAACGGCCGTTCGTCGAACGCCTCGCCGACGCCTATGCAGAGGCCGCTGCGGCGGTCGATGCGGGTGCCGCGCGGTCGAAGCTCGACGCCTGGGTCGCTGCGTCCGGACGCTGA
- a CDS encoding protein phosphatase 2C domain-containing protein, translating to MRISAGVCSDVGAHRAVNQDAAFSTPFAAAVADGVGGGPSGDLAAAAIIHRLITMRGALPSAENLLERLRAANWDIGAHVRRDAALAGMASTLTGVWLTVSGSLVLAHTGDSRAYLLRDGEFTRQTRDDSYVQALVDRGLVRPEDAWTHPRRNIITASFGGNDDDTIRAETRDVLAGDRWLLCSDGVSDYVPEEAIGAILGGMSDPAAAAHATVDLALTAGSRDNVTTVVCDVVDGMPDVDAVPVIAGAAALRWTEVIEAGLATA from the coding sequence ATGCGTATCAGTGCAGGCGTCTGTTCGGACGTCGGAGCCCACCGGGCCGTCAATCAGGACGCTGCCTTCTCGACGCCGTTCGCCGCAGCTGTGGCGGACGGCGTCGGCGGTGGTCCGTCGGGTGACCTCGCAGCCGCCGCGATCATCCACCGCCTCATCACGATGCGCGGTGCCCTCCCGAGCGCTGAGAACCTCCTGGAACGGCTTCGCGCAGCGAACTGGGACATCGGAGCCCACGTGAGGCGGGATGCCGCCCTCGCCGGGATGGCGAGCACGTTGACCGGTGTGTGGCTCACCGTCAGCGGTAGCCTCGTCCTCGCCCACACGGGTGATTCGCGGGCCTATCTGCTCCGAGACGGTGAGTTCACGCGGCAGACTCGTGACGACTCGTATGTTCAGGCTCTCGTGGATCGCGGCCTCGTGCGTCCGGAGGATGCGTGGACTCACCCGCGCCGCAACATCATCACCGCCTCGTTCGGCGGCAACGATGACGACACCATCCGCGCGGAAACGCGCGACGTCCTCGCCGGCGACCGGTGGCTTCTCTGCAGTGACGGAGTCTCCGATTACGTGCCGGAGGAGGCAATCGGTGCCATCCTCGGCGGCATGTCGGATCCCGCGGCTGCGGCGCACGCGACCGTCGACCTCGCGCTGACAGCCGGTTCCCGTGACAACGTGACGACGGTCGTGTGCGACGTTGTCGACGGCATGCCCGATGTCGACGCGGTGCCCGTCATAGCCGGGGCAGCGGCATTGCGGTGGACCGAAGTCATCGAAGCTGGCCTGGCGACCGCCTGA
- a CDS encoding cytochrome bc complex cytochrome b subunit: MATTTEKPLGGRFIGATANYIDERTSISGLVKEIGRKIFPDHWSFMLGEIALWSFVVVFLSGSFLTFFFEASMAPTHYSGAYAPLRGIEMSAALESTLNISFDLRGGLLVRQLHHWAALLFIAAIGVHMLRVFFTGAFRKPRELNWVIGFVLFVLAMALGFTGYSLPDDLLSGNGLRIIDGMIKGIPLIGTWTSYLLFGGEFPGTAIVSRLYTLHILLLPLILIALIAAHLMLMIINKHTQFAGPGRTNDNVVGYPMVPIYMSKMGGFLFITFGVLVLIASLFTINPIWNYGPYDPSPVSAGTQPDWYIGFADGALRLAPSNLDLVLFDHTFSFGILLPLTVLALFIVLVAVYPFIEAWVTGDKREHHIAQRPRHAPTRTAIGVAGVIFYAVLWAAASSDIIATHFSLTMEGVIHSLQALLFVGPIVGYFVTKRIAIALQKKDREIALHGYESGRIVRLPGGEYIEVHQPVDVYERVKLIDFEVHEPLVVRPNDHGRIPWTQNVRASLSRWFFEDRLSPVTQAEVDAAIAHQHHELEHIEHEEQEEIQGAHERAGVPDAPLRPIDDGHNPETANRPSNIIVVDDSPRKKDDRSND; the protein is encoded by the coding sequence GTGGCCACGACGACCGAGAAGCCCCTCGGCGGTCGTTTCATCGGCGCGACCGCGAACTACATCGACGAGCGGACCAGCATCTCCGGTCTCGTCAAGGAGATCGGCCGGAAGATCTTTCCGGACCACTGGTCGTTCATGCTCGGCGAGATCGCTCTGTGGAGCTTCGTCGTCGTCTTCCTGTCCGGGTCGTTCCTGACGTTCTTCTTCGAAGCATCGATGGCGCCCACACACTACAGCGGTGCGTACGCGCCGCTGCGGGGCATCGAGATGTCCGCTGCGCTCGAGTCGACCCTGAACATCTCGTTCGACCTCCGCGGTGGCCTGCTGGTCCGCCAGCTGCACCACTGGGCGGCCCTGCTGTTCATCGCGGCCATCGGTGTCCATATGCTCCGCGTGTTCTTCACCGGCGCATTCCGTAAGCCGCGCGAGCTCAACTGGGTGATCGGATTCGTCCTCTTCGTCCTGGCGATGGCCCTCGGCTTCACCGGCTACTCGCTTCCCGACGACCTCCTTTCGGGTAACGGTCTCCGCATCATCGACGGCATGATCAAGGGCATCCCGTTGATCGGGACGTGGACGTCCTATCTGTTGTTCGGCGGCGAGTTCCCTGGAACGGCGATCGTGAGCCGGTTGTACACCCTCCACATCCTGCTGCTGCCCCTGATCCTGATCGCTCTGATCGCGGCGCACCTGATGCTGATGATCATCAACAAGCACACGCAGTTCGCCGGCCCCGGGCGCACGAACGACAACGTCGTGGGCTACCCGATGGTCCCGATCTACATGTCGAAGATGGGCGGCTTCCTGTTCATCACGTTCGGTGTGCTCGTCCTGATCGCATCACTGTTCACGATCAACCCGATCTGGAACTACGGACCATACGACCCCTCCCCCGTCTCCGCGGGTACCCAGCCTGACTGGTACATCGGATTCGCGGACGGCGCCCTCCGCCTGGCACCGTCGAACCTCGATCTGGTCCTGTTCGACCACACGTTCTCGTTCGGCATCCTGCTGCCTCTGACGGTCCTGGCCCTGTTCATCGTGCTCGTCGCGGTGTACCCGTTCATCGAGGCGTGGGTCACGGGAGACAAGCGTGAGCACCACATCGCGCAGCGTCCCCGCCACGCTCCGACCCGGACCGCGATCGGCGTCGCCGGCGTGATTTTCTATGCCGTGCTGTGGGCTGCTGCATCGTCCGACATCATCGCCACGCACTTCTCGCTGACCATGGAGGGTGTCATCCACTCCCTCCAGGCGCTCCTGTTCGTCGGCCCGATCGTCGGGTACTTCGTCACGAAGCGCATCGCGATCGCTCTGCAGAAGAAGGACCGCGAGATCGCGCTCCACGGTTACGAGTCGGGTCGCATCGTCCGTCTCCCCGGAGGCGAGTACATCGAGGTCCACCAGCCCGTCGACGTGTACGAGCGGGTCAAGCTGATCGACTTCGAGGTTCACGAGCCTCTGGTGGTCCGGCCCAACGACCACGGCCGCATCCCGTGGACCCAGAATGTCCGCGCTTCGCTGTCGCGCTGGTTCTTCGAGGACCGGTTGTCGCCGGTCACGCAGGCCGAGGTGGATGCCGCGATCGCTCACCAGCACCACGAGCTCGAGCACATCGAGCACGAGGAGCAGGAGGAGATCCAGGGCGCTCATGAGCGCGCCGGAGTCCCCGACGCTCCCCTCCGCCCGATCGATGACGGCCACAACCCGGAGACGGCCAACCGTCCGTCGAACATCATCGTGGTGGACGACTCGCCTCGGAAGAAGGACGACCGCTCGAACGACTGA
- a CDS encoding cytochrome c oxidase subunit 4 produces MKTNTNLWWVLTSFFGLVAVVYVGWNILAHPQLPVFNRIEWVGSVALVFVTAMGAMIAFYTGRVEKAQGGTLPEDSLTADIDDGDPEMGEFSPWSWWPLVLAGSAAIAFIGLAVGEFMIPIGFAIFIVAIVGWVYEYYRGYFAR; encoded by the coding sequence ATGAAGACCAACACCAATCTCTGGTGGGTTCTCACCTCCTTCTTCGGCCTTGTCGCGGTGGTGTACGTCGGCTGGAACATCCTCGCCCACCCTCAGCTTCCGGTCTTCAACCGGATCGAGTGGGTCGGATCGGTAGCCCTCGTCTTCGTGACAGCGATGGGCGCGATGATCGCGTTCTACACCGGTCGCGTGGAGAAGGCGCAGGGTGGAACCCTGCCGGAAGACTCCCTCACGGCGGACATCGACGACGGTGACCCAGAAATGGGCGAGTTCTCGCCGTGGTCCTGGTGGCCTCTCGTGCTCGCCGGTTCCGCTGCCATCGCGTTCATCGGTCTTGCTGTCGGCGAGTTCATGATCCCGATCGGCTTCGCCATCTTCATCGTCGCCATCGTCGGCTGGGTCTACGAGTACTACCGGGGCTACTTCGCCCGCTGA